Proteins encoded by one window of Misgurnus anguillicaudatus chromosome 4, ASM2758022v2, whole genome shotgun sequence:
- the aqp8a.1 gene encoding aquaporin-8a.1: MSGTESKSELFTVTTGDGGDGHQNQPKKMSSYERYIQPCLAEIVGSTLFMFVGCVSVMGNVGISGSIQPALAHGLALGIAIAIFGEISGGHFNPAVSVCVYLIGGMELILLVPYILSQMLGGVIAASLAKAVTTDIAFGNASGAAFNAVQSVDTMGSATMAEMIMTFFLTIVVSMSAVNGRTRSNLAPFCIGLTVTANILAGGGISGACMNPARAFGPAIVSGHWTYHWIYWVGPLTGALVTVSIVRLIMGDKKIRVIFK; this comes from the exons ATGTCTGGAACTGAGTCGAAGTCAGAACTCTTCACTGTAACAACAGGCGATGGAGGAGACGGCCATCAGAATCAGCCCAAAAAGATGTCCTCTTATGAACGCTACATTCAGCCATGCCTGGCAGAGATTGTCGGTTCCACTCTCTTCATGTTTGTCGGGTGCGTGTCTGTCATGGGTAACGTGGGCATCAGCGGGAGCATCCAGCCCGCACTGGCACATGGACTTGCACTGGGTATTGCAATCGCAATTTTTGGAGAAATAAG TGGTGGTCACTTCAATCCagctgtctctgtgtgtgtttatcttATTGGAGGAATGGAACTCATTCTCCTGGTGCCATACATCCTCTCCCAAATGCTTGGTGGGGTGATCGCTGCCAGTCTTGCCAAA GCTGTTACTACGGACATTGCATTTGGAAATGCATCTGGAGCAGCATTCAATGCAGTTCAATCCGTTGATACCATGGGCTCTGCGACTATGGCCGAGATGATAATGACTTTCTTTTTAACTATAGTTGTCAGCATGAGTGCTGTAAATGGAAGAACCCGGAGTAATCTCGCTCCTTTCTGCATCGGACTCACTGTGACTGCAAATATCTTGGCTGG AGGTGGGATCTCAGGAGCGTGTATGAATCCAGCACGAGCGTTTGGACCAGCGATAGTGTCCGGTCACTGGACCTACCACTGGATATATTGGGTGGGACCCTTGACTGGTGCTCTGGTCACTGTCAGCATTGTCAG GTTGATAATGGGCGATAAGAAGATccgtgttattttcaaatga